Proteins found in one Aquibium microcysteis genomic segment:
- a CDS encoding cupin domain-containing protein yields the protein MKQGSDGYFVYPKDVDAFGFDWGRLALTVAPEVNGAQRFSGGVVDLPSGQGHARHNHPGAEEIIFVISGEGEQMVEDEDGNPVTRKVGPGCTVYVPESRFHSTLNTGDGPMQLFVVYSPAGPERGLRDLPDFRIIEAGS from the coding sequence ATGAAGCAGGGATCGGACGGCTATTTCGTCTATCCGAAGGACGTCGACGCCTTCGGCTTCGACTGGGGCCGGCTGGCGCTGACGGTCGCGCCGGAGGTCAACGGGGCGCAGCGCTTTTCGGGCGGGGTCGTCGACCTGCCGTCCGGCCAGGGCCATGCGCGCCACAACCATCCCGGCGCCGAGGAGATCATCTTCGTCATCTCCGGCGAGGGCGAGCAGATGGTGGAGGACGAGGACGGCAATCCCGTGACCCGCAAGGTCGGCCCCGGCTGCACGGTCTACGTGCCGGAGAGCCGGTTCCATTCGACGCTCAACACCGGCGACGGGCCGATGCAGCTCTTCGTGGTCTATTCGCCGGCCGGTCCCGAACGCGGCCTGCGCGACCTGCCGGACTTCCGCATCATCGAGGCCGGCAGCTGA
- a CDS encoding phosphoenolpyruvate hydrolase family protein: protein MPAIPRKTILDKFRTMIAEGRPIIGGGAGTGLSAKAEEAGGIDLIVIYNSGRYRMAGRGSAAGLLAYGNANEIVKEMAVEVLPVVRHTPVLAGVNGTDPFVLMPQFLAELKQMGFSGVQNFPTIGLFDGTMRQSFEETGMGFGLEVDMIAAAAALDLLTTPYVFNPDEAVAMTKAGADIIVAHMGVTTGGSIGATSAKSLDQCVGEIDAIASAAMAVRGDVIVICHGGPIAMPDDARHILENCRICHGFYGASSMERLPAEMAIRDQTASFKSLPLKRLG from the coding sequence ATGCCCGCCATCCCGCGCAAGACGATCCTGGACAAGTTTCGGACAATGATCGCCGAAGGCCGGCCGATCATCGGCGGCGGGGCGGGGACGGGCCTGTCGGCCAAGGCCGAGGAGGCCGGCGGCATCGACCTGATCGTCATCTACAATTCGGGCCGCTACCGCATGGCCGGCCGCGGCTCCGCCGCCGGGCTGCTCGCCTATGGCAACGCCAACGAGATCGTCAAGGAAATGGCCGTCGAGGTCCTGCCCGTCGTCCGGCACACCCCGGTGCTCGCGGGCGTCAATGGCACCGATCCCTTCGTGCTGATGCCGCAGTTCCTTGCCGAGCTGAAGCAGATGGGGTTCTCGGGCGTGCAGAATTTTCCGACCATCGGGCTCTTCGACGGCACGATGCGCCAGAGCTTCGAGGAGACCGGCATGGGCTTCGGCCTCGAGGTCGACATGATCGCGGCAGCAGCCGCGCTGGATCTCCTGACCACGCCCTACGTCTTCAATCCCGACGAGGCCGTCGCCATGACGAAGGCCGGCGCCGACATCATCGTGGCGCACATGGGCGTCACCACCGGCGGCTCGATCGGCGCCACCTCGGCCAAGTCGCTCGACCAGTGCGTCGGCGAGATCGACGCGATCGCCAGCGCGGCCATGGCGGTGCGCGGCGACGTGATCGTCATCTGCCACGGCGGCCCGATCGCCATGCCCGACGATGCGCGCCACATCCTGGAAAACTGCCGCATCTGCCACGGCTTCTACGGCGCGAGCTCGATGGAGCGCCTGCCGGCCGAGATGGCGATCCGCGACCAGACCGCAAGCTTCAAGTCGCTGCCGCTGAAACGGCTGGGCTGA